A stretch of the Bubalus kerabau isolate K-KA32 ecotype Philippines breed swamp buffalo chromosome 11, PCC_UOA_SB_1v2, whole genome shotgun sequence genome encodes the following:
- the MAN1B1 gene encoding endoplasmic reticulum mannosyl-oligosaccharide 1,2-alpha-mannosidase, producing MYPPPAPARRDFISVTLSPGRSYGGGQGLRRRSCWRKWKQLSRLQRTVVLFLLVVVMLFGLLSYVHVADEWTAVDSRSAAAGQMRPANPPVLPAPQKAAENPEAVAGLSPQKPQRHFRRGPPNLQIRAPDGDPQERRQDRAQRRAEVVGEAGWGAEAQRDGLSWRGAGTKPQQGTEPPGKKAELPTRPSPKAARIQANPAPQNERQKAVVDAFLHAWAGYRKFAWGHDELKPLTRSFSEWFGLGLTLIDALDTMWILGLKKEFQEARNWVSKRLLFQKDVDVNLFESTIRILGGLLSAFHLSGDILFLKKAEDFGNRLMPAFRTPSKIPYSDVNIGTGVAHPPRWTSDSTVAEVTSIQLEFRELSRLTGDKKFQEAAEEVTRRVHALHGKLDGLVPMFINTNSGSFTHLGVFTLGARADSYYEYLLKQWIQGGKKERQLLEDYLEAVDGIRKHLLARSEPRKLTFVGELNHGRFSAKMDHLVCFLPGTLALGAHHGLPAEHMELAQALMDTCYQMYRQMETGLSPEIAHFNLHHTKAVKDVQVKAADRHNLLRPETVESLFYLYRLTGDHKYQDWGWEILRSFNTYTRVPSGGYSSISNVQDPRHPQPRDKMESFFLGETLKYLYLLFSDDPDLLSLDTYVFNTEAHPLPIWAPS from the exons ATGTACCCGCCGCCGGCGCCGGCGCGTCGGGACTTCATCTCGGTGACGCTGAGCCCCGGCCGGAGCTACGGTGGCGGCCAGGGCCTGAGGCGTCGCTCCTGCTGGCGG AAATGGAAGCAGCTGTCAAGGTTACAGCGGACGGTGGTCCTCTTCCTGCTGGTGGTCGTGATGCTCTTCGGCCTCTTGTCCTATGTCCACGTGGCCGACGAGTGGACAG CTGTGGACAGCAGGTCGGCAGCAGCAGGGCAGATGAGACCAGCAAACCCACCCGTCTTGCCAGCTCCTCAGAAAGCAGCTGAGAACCCGGAGGCCGTGGCGGGGCTGTCGCCTCAG AAGCCCCAAAGGCATTTCCGACGAGGACCCCCCAACCTGCAGATTAGAGCGCCCGATGGAGACCCCCAGGAGAGGAGGCAGGACCGGGCCCAGAGGAGGGCAGAGGTGGTGGGCGAGGCTGGCTGGGGAGCAGAGGCGCAGAGAGACGGCCTCAG CTGGAGGGGAGCAGGGACCAAGCCACAGCAGGGCACTGAACCTCCTGGAAAGAAGGCAGAGCTCCCCACCAGGCCTTCCCCAAAGGCAGCGAGGATTCAGGCCAACCCAG ccccccagAACGAGCGCCAGAAGGCTGTGGTAGATGCCTTCCTCCACGCGTGGGCTGGATACCGCAAGTTCGCCTGGGGCCACGACGAGCTGAAGCCCCTGACCAGGTCCTTCAGCGAGTGGTTCGGCCTTGGCCTCACGCTGATCGACGCCCTGGACACTATGTGGATTCTGGGGCTAAAGAAAG AATTTCAAGAAGCCAGGAATTGGGTGTCCAAGAGGTTATTGTTTCAGAAAGATGTGGACGTCAACCTGTTTGAGAGCACAATCCGGATCCTGGGGGGGCTTCTGAGTGCCTTCCACCTGTCTGGGGACATCCTCTTCCTGAAGAAGGCT GAGGATTTTGGAAATCGGTTAATGCCTGCCTTCCGAACACCCTCTAAGATTCCATACTCCGATGTAAACATTGGCACTGGAGTTGCTCACCCACCCCGATGGACCTCTGATAGCACGGTGGCTGAGGTGACAAGCATTCAGCTGGAGTTCCGAGAGCTCTCTCGTCTCACGGGGGATAAAAAATTTCAG GAGGCCGCAGAGGAGGTGACGAGACGCGTGCATGCGCTGCACGGGAAGCTGGACGGGCTGGTGCCCATGTTCATCAACACCAACAGCGGCAGCTTCACCCACCTGGGCGTGTTCACCCTGGGCGCCAGGGCCGACAGCTACTACGAGTACCTGCTGAAGCAGTGGATCCAGGGCGGGAAGAAGGAGAGGCA GCTGCTGGAAGACTACCTGGAAGCCGTGGACGGGATCAGGAAGCACCTGCTCGCGAGGTCTGAGCCCAGGAAGCTGACCTTCGTGGGGGAGCTCAACCACGGACGCTTCAGCGCCAAGATG GACCACCTGGTGTGCTTCCTGCCGGGGACACTGGCTCTGGGTGCCCACCACGGCCTGCCTGCTGAACACATGGAGCTGGCCCAGGCACTCATGGACACCTGCTACCAGATGTACCGTCAGATGGAGACGGGGCTGAGCCCCGAGATCGCACACTTCAACCTCCACCACACGAAGGCTGTTAAGGATGTTCAGGTGAAG GCGGCCGACAGACACAACCTGCTGCGGCCCGAGACCGTGGAGAGCCTGTTCTACCTGTACCGCCTCACGGGCGACCACAAGTACCAGGACTGGGGCTGGGAGATCCTGCGCAGCTTCAACACCTACACGCGG GTCCCCTCGGGCGGCTATTCTTCCATCAGCAACGTCCAGGACCCCCgccacccccagcccagggacAAGATGGAGAGCTTCTTTCTGGGAGAGACGCTCAAATACCTGTATCTGCTCTTCTCCGACGACCCCGACCTGCTGAGCCTGGACACCTACGTGTTCAACACAGAGGCTCACCCCCTGCCCATCTGGGCCCCCTCCTAA